From one Lycium barbarum isolate Lr01 chromosome 6, ASM1917538v2, whole genome shotgun sequence genomic stretch:
- the LOC132600141 gene encoding zinc-finger homeodomain protein 9-like has translation MASNNKNFVVKYFECMHNYAAGSAGHVLDGCGAFCPASPPGTPKFLICAACNCHRNFHRKMEVEVEVEEEPPLLSICPPSYGTTIVIDHVPPTPASPAPPRSRPREVRLDKYKVVARAPTTAAEMGGGEIEAGEQSSRLMKRKYESSSSVRMRLNHEQKQKVRAFAENIMGWRWTKYNNQVEPFCDEIGITPNFLKNWIDNNRRRIGPGGAGTKNTI, from the exons ATGGCTTCCAACAACAAAAACTTTGTTGTGAAGTATTTTGAGTGCATGCATAACTATGCAGCAGGATCTGCTGGCCATGTACTTGATGGTTGTGGTGCATTTTGTCCAGCTAGTCCTCCTGGAACCCCAAAATTCTTAATCTGCGCTGCTTGCAACTGCCACCGGAACTTCCATAGAAAAATGGAGGTCGAGGTAGAGGTCGAAGAGGAGCCTCCTCTCCTCTCTATTTGTCCCCCTAGCTATG GTACTACCATTGTGATTGATCATGTTCCACCAACCCCAGCATCTCCAGCACCACCAAGAAGTAGGCCTCGTGAAGTTAGGTTGGACAAGTACAAGGTTGTCGCGAGGGCCCCAACAACGGCGGCGGAGATGGGCGGAGGAGAGATAGAAGCGGGGGAGCAGAGCAGCAGGTTGATGAAAAGAAAGTACGAGAGTTCATCATCAGTGAGAATGAGGCTTAATCATGAACAAAAGCAAAAAGTGAGGGCTTTTGCTGAAAATATTATGGGGTGGAGGTGGACAAAGTACAATAATCAAGTCGAACCTTTTTGTGATGAGATTGGAATCACTCCCAACTTCTTGAAGAATTGGATTGACAACAACAGGCGTCGAATTGGGCCGGGCGGGGCTGGGACTAAAAACACCATATAA